The sequence below is a genomic window from Theobroma cacao cultivar B97-61/B2 chromosome 6, Criollo_cocoa_genome_V2, whole genome shotgun sequence.
ATTAAGTTCGGTTGAATTCAAGATCGAGTagatttaacaaattttcAGATTTCAGTCAACTTTGTTAATTCTAAGTGAGATCTCTAATATCCCTATTAAGAGATTAATTTAATGATGCAATTGTATAATTActtattgtttaatttagttGAGCGGCCTATAATCTTACTCTTAAAAGTTcgtttcaattaatttttcaaaaagcGGAGAATCGAAACGAAAATATGTTCAGATGTAtatgatataaatatatatataaatatgtcgTAATTATTACATTTCATATACAGATCAATTAATAAACCTGACAAACAAAGAATCAAAGATTTGGACAAATATGGTatagaattaaagaaaatttaaaacgCCAGAATAAATTTACATATGGTGAGATTTGAAACTGAACTTAGAAATTAAcagcaaaaaaaataaagtaactGTTACTAatagaaaaaacaaagaattaaACTATTGGCCGGAAATAGTTCAATAATGGTAAGTTCATTTTCTAGTCGTAGTTTCCTTCTAAAGCATCTAAAATTGAGCTGTGTCCAGTCGAGATTCAAGACCCTTTGCAGTATATCTACATACACCACTGAATTAACCAACACACCAATTGAAAATCTCGTGATTCaattagaaaaaatgaaagcttcaagCTCTGTATTCAGTGCTTCAAtccttttgttttcaatttcattgGTAGCATCAGATTCAGCTCTTGATAGATTTCTTCAATGCCTTCCCAAGAATTCCAACCCTTCAAACCCAATCAATGATGCCATATTCACTCCCATGAATTCCTCCTTTCAGTCTATTTATGAGTTACGCGCGAACAACCTTAGAAGCTTGTACTCTGCAACCTTGAAACCAGTGGCCATTATAACAGCACTACATGAATCCCATGCTCAAGCAACTGTCGTTTGTGCGAAGAGACATGGCTTCCAAATCAGAATTCGAAGTGGTGGTCATGATTTTGAAGGCCTATCATTTGTATCAAGCGTCCCATTTGTCATTCTTGATCTCTTCAATCTTCGGTCTATAGAGATTGATATGGCAAGCGAGACGGCATGGGTTCAGGCAGGGGCGACCACCGGTGAACTATATTATCGGATAGCAGAGAAAAGTAAAGTCCATGGCTTCCCAGCTGGAGTTTGCATTACTCTTGGCACTGGGGGACACTTCAGTGGAGGTGGCTATGGACCCATGATGAGAAAATATGGCCTTTCCATAGATAATGTCCTTGACGCCCAACTGATTGATGCCAATGGTCGAATCCTTGACAGAAAGTCAATGGGAGAAGATGTGTTTTGGGCAATCCGAGGAGGTGGAGGAACTAGCTTTGGGATCATCCTTTCATGGAAGATCAAGCTGGTCCGTGTTCCTCCTAAGGTTACTGTTTTCATAGTCATAAGGACTTTAGAACAAGGAGCAACAGATCTTGCTTATCGTTGGCAACAAGTTGCCCATAAACTACCTAAAGAACTTTTCATCAGACTGGCGCCTCGGCCTTTGATTGGAACTGGCAAGGGCAACAAAACAGTACAGGTTCCTTTCATCGGCCATTTTCTTGGACAAACTGATGAACTTGTTCAACTGGTGAACTCAAACTTGCCTGGATTGGGTTTGCAACGAAGTGACTGCTTAGAAATGAGTTGGGTCGAATCCGTCCTTTTCTGGACCGGTTTCCCCAATGGAACCTCCATTGACGTCTTGCTCAAACACAGAGTGCAAACAGACAAAGTCTTCTACAAGACTAAGTCCGATTACTTCAAAGAAGTAATTCCCAAGGCAGGCTTGGAAACCTTATGGAATTTGCTGATGGACATCGAAAATATCTATGTGCAGCTAAATCCTTACGGTGGAAGAATGGGAGAGATTACAGAGTCGGAAACAGCATTTCCCCATAGAGCTGGAAACCTATTCAAAGTGCAGTATACAGTGCTTTGGTCGGACGCCCAAGGAGGAATCAATGCTACAGAGCGGTATTTGGAATGGTCCAGAAGATTGTACAGTGCAATGGCACCGTACGCCTCCAGCAGCCCAAGGGAGGCATTTCTCAACTACAGAGATCTTGACGTTGGCAGCAACGACAGCAACAACACAGATTTTGCAGCAGCCGAAGTTTATGGGGCTAAGTTTTTCAAGGGCAATTTCCAGAGATTGGTGCTTGCCAAAACCATGATAGACCCTCacaatttcttcaaaaatgAACAAAGCATTCCCCCATTCCCATCCTATATACAATAAGTTCAAATGATGATGGGAGCATAAAATGTTGATTGCTTCCTTGTCACCCCTAATGTTAATAATAATTCATTCAAAGAGCTATTTGGACAGTCTTGGTTTAATTCTTATTCCGTCGGACTCATTCGGTTTCTCTctgtttgatttttaaaaaaaaaaaaattaatttaaccattattttttaaattattttataaaattaaaatttcaaataatatattttggaaagtttgaaattcaaaatttttaaattatctaaACTTGAATTTagtataatattattttgatttaagttGATAAATATAACACAAACTATTActttaatagtaattttaagagataataataatatagaattatttcctatttatcttttaaatattaatataat
It includes:
- the LOC18595157 gene encoding flavin-dependent oxidoreductase FOX2, whose product is MKASSSVFSASILLFSISLVASDSALDRFLQCLPKNSNPSNPINDAIFTPMNSSFQSIYELRANNLRSLYSATLKPVAIITALHESHAQATVVCAKRHGFQIRIRSGGHDFEGLSFVSSVPFVILDLFNLRSIEIDMASETAWVQAGATTGELYYRIAEKSKVHGFPAGVCITLGTGGHFSGGGYGPMMRKYGLSIDNVLDAQLIDANGRILDRKSMGEDVFWAIRGGGGTSFGIILSWKIKLVRVPPKVTVFIVIRTLEQGATDLAYRWQQVAHKLPKELFIRLAPRPLIGTGKGNKTVQVPFIGHFLGQTDELVQLVNSNLPGLGLQRSDCLEMSWVESVLFWTGFPNGTSIDVLLKHRVQTDKVFYKTKSDYFKEVIPKAGLETLWNLLMDIENIYVQLNPYGGRMGEITESETAFPHRAGNLFKVQYTVLWSDAQGGINATERYLEWSRRLYSAMAPYASSSPREAFLNYRDLDVGSNDSNNTDFAAAEVYGAKFFKGNFQRLVLAKTMIDPHNFFKNEQSIPPFPSYIQ